The following proteins are co-located in the Pedobacter frigiditerrae genome:
- the idi gene encoding isopentenyl-diphosphate Delta-isomerase: MAENVILVDKNDNQIGLMPKMQAHIEGQLHRAFSVFIFNSKGELLLQQRALDKYHSGGKWTNTCCSHPRLGESNLAAANRRLKEEMGISCTLYYGFNFIYKADVNEGILEHEFDHVYFGISDALPQINKDEVSSYRFASLEDLKVDINKNPDLYTEWLKICFDKVLKFYPQLFINGNVD, translated from the coding sequence TTGGCAGAAAACGTAATACTTGTCGACAAAAACGACAATCAAATTGGATTAATGCCTAAAATGCAAGCACACATTGAAGGCCAATTACATCGTGCCTTTTCTGTTTTTATTTTTAATAGCAAAGGCGAATTATTATTACAGCAAAGGGCATTAGACAAATATCACTCAGGTGGTAAATGGACAAATACCTGTTGCAGTCATCCCCGATTGGGAGAAAGCAATTTAGCTGCAGCGAATAGAAGGCTTAAAGAAGAAATGGGAATAAGTTGCACCTTATATTATGGTTTTAATTTCATTTACAAAGCTGATGTAAATGAAGGCATTTTAGAGCACGAGTTTGACCATGTTTATTTTGGAATTAGTGATGCTCTACCCCAAATTAATAAAGACGAAGTATCTTCTTATAGGTTTGCATCTCTGGAAGATTTAAAAGTAGACATCAATAAAAATCCAGATTTATACACAGAATGGTTAAAAATTTGTTTTGATAAAGTATTAAAATTCTATCCTCAATTATTTATTAATGGCAACGTTGATTAA
- a CDS encoding sterol desaturase family protein, which yields MATLINIGIVIGTFLAMEGVAWLTHKYIMHGVFWFLHKDHHQKDHDDFLERNDFFFLIFAIPGIVCLALGNFYDYRIALYIGIGITLYGFCYFLVHDIFIHQRFKIFRNTDNWYFKAIRRAHKMHHKHINKQDGECFGMLWVPFKYFLESKKTKTI from the coding sequence ATGGCAACGTTGATTAACATTGGAATTGTAATAGGCACTTTCTTAGCGATGGAGGGTGTTGCTTGGCTAACGCATAAATACATCATGCATGGTGTATTTTGGTTTTTGCATAAGGACCATCATCAAAAAGATCATGACGATTTTTTAGAACGTAATGATTTCTTTTTCTTGATTTTTGCCATTCCAGGTATTGTTTGCTTAGCACTAGGTAATTTTTATGATTATCGAATAGCGCTTTACATTGGTATCGGCATTACCTTATATGGTTTTTGCTATTTTTTGGTTCACGATATATTTATCCACCAACGTTTTAAAATATTTAGGAATACCGATAACTGGTATTTTAAGGCGATTAGACGAGCGCACAAAATGCACCATAAACATATCAATAAACAAGATGGAGAATGTTTCGGAATGCTTTGGGTTCCTTTTAAGTATTTCTTAGAGAGCAAAAAAACTAAGACAATATGA
- a CDS encoding lycopene cyclase domain-containing protein — translation MKYTYLLIDFFTIIIPFIFSFHPKLKFHQTWKSFFPAVILTGIIFIAWDIYFTKIGVWGFNPTYTVGLKISNLPVEEILFFLCIPYSCVFTYHCLNLLLNLNINQKTETILSILFMILGLSVGFIFLDKIYTSVTAFGFFALIIATKYILKVNWLGKFYFVYLILLIPFLIVNGLLTGTGLDAPVVWYNNTEIIGIRILTIPIEDIFYGMDLILLNLIIYLSLEGKSRRQHL, via the coding sequence ATGAAATACACCTATTTATTGATTGATTTTTTCACCATTATCATTCCATTTATATTTTCATTTCATCCCAAATTAAAGTTCCACCAAACTTGGAAATCTTTTTTTCCAGCTGTAATTTTAACAGGAATTATCTTTATTGCTTGGGATATTTATTTCACTAAGATTGGGGTATGGGGCTTTAATCCTACGTATACAGTCGGATTAAAAATCAGTAATTTACCTGTAGAGGAAATTCTCTTTTTCCTTTGTATTCCCTACTCCTGTGTATTCACTTATCATTGCCTTAATCTATTATTAAACCTTAACATTAATCAAAAAACGGAAACCATACTTTCTATTTTATTTATGATTTTAGGCCTATCTGTTGGTTTTATCTTTTTAGATAAAATATATACCTCGGTTACTGCCTTTGGATTTTTCGCCCTAATAATCGCCACTAAATATATTTTAAAGGTAAACTGGCTAGGTAAATTTTATTTCGTTTACCTCATTCTATTAATTCCTTTTTTAATAGTTAATGGTTTACTAACCGGAACTGGTTTAGATGCACCAGTGGTTTGGTATAACAACACAGAAATTATTGGCATTAGAATACTCACCATCCCAATAGAAGATATTTTTTATGGGATGGATTTAATTTTATTGAATTTAATAATTTACCTGAGTTTAGAAGGTAAATCAAGACGCCAACATCTATAA
- a CDS encoding GrpB family protein has protein sequence MLIEKYTPNWIKIFTDIKLKIDEGLHGIDYSIEHIGSTAVPNLDSKAIIDIDIIYSIEADWYKIKAGLAAIGYDHHGNQGIEDRDVFKRNGKWICETLDTIKHHLYVCPINSKALERHILSRDFLRKNDWARLAYQQMKYELAEKAYQDKKLYAELKELNVNDFIDSIIEKERTTSV, from the coding sequence ATGCTAATTGAAAAATATACACCAAATTGGATAAAGATTTTTACCGACATCAAGCTTAAAATTGATGAGGGACTTCACGGAATTGATTATAGCATTGAACATATTGGAAGCACTGCTGTACCAAATTTAGATTCTAAAGCAATAATCGATATCGACATTATCTATTCAATTGAAGCAGATTGGTATAAAATAAAAGCAGGTTTAGCAGCAATAGGATATGACCATCACGGAAACCAAGGAATTGAAGACCGTGATGTTTTTAAAAGGAATGGAAAATGGATATGTGAAACTTTAGATACCATCAAACATCATCTTTATGTTTGTCCAATTAACAGTAAGGCATTAGAAAGGCATATTTTATCTAGAGATTTTTTAAGGAAGAATGATTGGGCAAGATTAGCCTATCAACAAATGAAATATGAATTGGCAGAGAAAGCCTATCAGGATAAAAAACTATATGCTGAATTGAAAGAACTAAATGTTAATGATTTTATCGATTCGATTATAGAAAAAGAACGCACAACATCTGTTTAG
- a CDS encoding DUF1801 domain-containing protein, which yields MNVEEQIKDYIDSQPEAKRNDLDALHHHILNTLPACKLWFLDGKDSEGKVVSNPNIGYGFQTMKYADGKTRDFYQIGLSANTTGISVYILGIADKKFLAEMYGKQLGKASVTGYCIKFKKLNDINLDILEAAIRYGVEQSL from the coding sequence ATGAATGTAGAAGAACAAATAAAAGATTATATCGATAGTCAGCCTGAGGCAAAACGCAATGACCTAGATGCCTTGCACCATCATATTTTAAATACCTTACCAGCATGTAAATTATGGTTCTTAGATGGAAAAGACAGTGAAGGTAAAGTTGTTTCTAATCCTAATATTGGATATGGATTTCAAACCATGAAATATGCTGATGGTAAAACCAGAGACTTTTATCAAATTGGATTGAGTGCAAATACGACTGGGATCTCTGTTTATATCTTAGGCATTGCCGATAAAAAATTCTTGGCCGAAATGTATGGAAAACAGCTAGGTAAGGCCAGTGTAACAGGTTATTGTATTAAGTTTAAAAAATTAAATGACATCAACCTAGATATCCTTGAGGCAGCAATCCGTTATGGAGTTGAGCAAAGTCTTTAA
- a CDS encoding GNAT family N-acetyltransferase, whose amino-acid sequence MLNKNFNTFPILKTERLIIRQLEIGDEQEIFTLRSDDEINKYLDRPISHTLEEARNFIIKINEYVLNNDALYWALTLGDDNTLVGTICLYGFSDENLSCEIGYELLTNFQGQGIMQEAAKEVIYYAFNTIKVQKIEASLHKDNQCSIQLLDKLSFKKIEKADDTNPQLVSYYLKR is encoded by the coding sequence ATGTTAAATAAAAATTTCAACACCTTCCCTATTTTAAAAACTGAAAGACTTATAATCAGGCAATTAGAAATTGGTGATGAACAGGAAATTTTCACCCTGCGTTCTGACGATGAAATCAATAAATACCTAGATAGGCCAATAAGCCATACGCTTGAAGAGGCAAGGAATTTTATAATCAAGATTAACGAGTATGTTCTTAATAATGATGCCTTATACTGGGCCCTAACTTTAGGAGACGATAACACATTGGTTGGCACAATTTGTCTTTATGGCTTTTCAGATGAAAATTTGAGCTGTGAAATTGGATATGAACTTTTAACAAACTTTCAAGGGCAAGGCATCATGCAGGAAGCTGCAAAAGAAGTCATCTATTACGCATTCAACACCATTAAAGTGCAAAAAATTGAAGCTTCCCTTCATAAAGACAACCAGTGTTCTATACAGCTGTTGGATAAGCTTTCGTTTAAGAAAATAGAGAAAGCTGATGATACAAATCCGCAATTAGTAAGTTATTATTTGAAGCGTTGA
- a CDS encoding GyrI-like domain-containing protein — protein sequence MTPRIETLSEKKLVGMRLTMSFADYKIAELWRSFLPRRKEIINNLTDDLISLVVYKSDHFTDFSPTNQFERWAAVEVIDLENVPIGMESFVLPSGLYAVFNYKGLNTDPSIFQYILGTWLPNSNYILDNRPHFEVLGEKYKNNDPTSEEEIWIPIKTKL from the coding sequence ATGACACCAAGAATTGAAACATTAAGCGAAAAGAAATTAGTCGGAATGCGACTAACAATGAGCTTTGCCGACTATAAAATTGCTGAACTTTGGCGAAGCTTCTTGCCGAGGCGAAAGGAAATCATCAACAATTTGACAGATGATTTAATTTCATTGGTTGTTTATAAATCAGATCATTTTACAGACTTTAGTCCAACCAACCAATTTGAAAGATGGGCAGCTGTTGAAGTTATAGACCTTGAAAATGTGCCCATAGGAATGGAATCTTTCGTTCTACCAAGTGGGCTTTACGCTGTTTTTAACTACAAAGGCTTGAATACCGACCCATCCATCTTCCAATATATTTTAGGAACTTGGTTGCCAAATTCTAACTATATTTTAGACAACCGACCACATTTTGAAGTTTTAGGCGAGAAATACAAAAACAACGACCCAACATCAGAAGAAGAAATTTGGATACCCATAAAAACGAAATTATAA
- a CDS encoding cytochrome b/b6 domain-containing protein yields the protein MKALKNVTKKNSGNIRLWHWLNAIIISGSLLTVLVNSTIFDKKDNTDFITNELKNAGAVVSSAQAREVAHSFEDKIWDLHVYLGYFLIALFLYRLCLEMFQRTDQKFYNKLKSTFQLYFSVKRKTPANKKDLFIKLLYMMFYALIFVMAITGMSIKFDEEFGISKSVSHSIKEIHGFVMYLIIAFIVTHIIGVFIAERKDQKGIVSDMINGGEINE from the coding sequence ATGAAGGCTCTAAAAAATGTAACCAAAAAAAATTCGGGAAATATAAGATTGTGGCATTGGTTAAATGCGATTATCATTAGTGGATCTTTATTAACTGTACTTGTAAATTCTACCATATTCGATAAAAAAGATAATACTGATTTTATTACCAACGAGCTTAAAAATGCAGGTGCAGTTGTATCGAGTGCACAGGCAAGAGAAGTAGCGCATAGCTTTGAAGATAAAATTTGGGATTTACATGTTTATCTAGGCTATTTTTTGATTGCACTATTTCTTTATCGATTGTGTTTAGAAATGTTTCAACGCACAGACCAAAAATTTTATAATAAATTAAAAAGTACGTTTCAACTTTACTTCAGCGTTAAGAGAAAAACTCCAGCAAATAAAAAAGACTTATTTATCAAGCTTTTGTATATGATGTTTTATGCTTTAATATTCGTTATGGCTATTACTGGTATGTCTATTAAATTTGATGAAGAGTTTGGGATATCAAAGTCAGTTAGTCATTCTATAAAAGAAATCCATGGATTTGTGATGTATTTAATTATAGCATTTATCGTAACACACATTATAGGTGTATTCATAGCAGAAAGAAAGGACCAAAAGGGTATTGTATCTGATATGATAAATGGAGGAGAAATAAATGAATAA
- a CDS encoding VIT1/CCC1 transporter family protein: MNNPEKRLEHHHEKHLKSSDFITDVVIGMSDGLTVPFALAAGLSSAVSSNTIIITAGIAEIVAGCIAMGLGGYLAGKTEQEHYQSELKREYDEVERVPEMEIEEVKEVFAAYGISKEGQDMLAKELALDKTKWVNFMMKFELGLEQPNANRARNSALTIGIAYFIGGLLPLSAYFFTKTPEEGLVISAIFTTICLFVFGYFKSKVTGQAPFKGALKVTMIGLVAAAAAFGIAKLVG; encoded by the coding sequence ATGAATAATCCAGAAAAACGACTTGAACACCATCACGAAAAACATTTAAAAAGCTCTGATTTTATTACTGATGTGGTAATAGGAATGAGTGATGGTTTAACTGTGCCATTTGCATTGGCAGCTGGGTTAAGCAGCGCTGTTAGTAGCAACACAATTATTATAACTGCCGGAATTGCTGAAATTGTTGCTGGCTGCATAGCTATGGGATTAGGAGGTTATTTGGCAGGCAAAACAGAACAAGAACATTACCAAAGCGAATTGAAGAGAGAATATGATGAAGTTGAAAGAGTTCCTGAAATGGAAATAGAAGAGGTAAAAGAAGTGTTCGCAGCATATGGCATCAGCAAAGAAGGACAAGATATGTTGGCGAAAGAATTGGCCTTAGACAAAACAAAGTGGGTAAATTTTATGATGAAATTTGAATTAGGTTTAGAACAGCCTAATGCAAATAGAGCCAGAAACTCTGCTCTTACCATTGGAATTGCATATTTCATTGGTGGCTTGCTTCCCTTATCTGCTTATTTTTTCACAAAAACCCCAGAAGAAGGTTTAGTTATCTCTGCAATTTTCACCACCATTTGTCTTTTCGTTTTTGGTTATTTTAAAAGCAAAGTAACAGGTCAAGCACCTTTTAAAGGCGCATTAAAAGTTACAATGATAGGATTAGTTGCAGCCGCTGCAGCATTTGGTATAGCAAAGTTGGTTGGCTAA
- a CDS encoding thioredoxin family protein — MKNLLIITAIALSLLTTKWEPNFETAKKTAKEKNELILLNFSGSDWCGPCIRMHKEIFDDAAFSKMAEQNLVMVNADFPRNKKNQLPANIKKQNEALADQYNPTGKFPYTVLLNAEGKVIKAWEGLPDETPNQFTAAIKQICDATKQR, encoded by the coding sequence ATGAAAAACTTATTAATTATAACAGCAATAGCACTTAGTCTATTGACCACTAAATGGGAACCCAACTTTGAAACTGCAAAAAAAACCGCAAAAGAAAAGAATGAGCTTATTCTATTGAACTTTTCAGGCTCAGATTGGTGTGGACCCTGTATAAGAATGCATAAAGAAATCTTTGATGATGCAGCGTTTTCAAAAATGGCAGAGCAAAATTTAGTGATGGTGAATGCAGATTTTCCACGAAATAAAAAAAATCAACTTCCTGCAAATATTAAAAAGCAAAATGAAGCATTGGCTGATCAATATAACCCTACTGGGAAATTCCCCTATACAGTATTATTAAACGCCGAGGGAAAAGTGATTAAAGCATGGGAAGGATTACCTGATGAAACTCCTAATCAATTTACCGCCGCTATAAAACAAATTTGCGATGCTACAAAACAACGTTGA
- a CDS encoding FAD:protein FMN transferase, translating into MLQNNVDMELKSFKRTERLMGNAFEITVVADDATWATCKLDLAVEEIKRIERLLTTFDEDSQTNQINQQAGIAEVEVDKEVFDLIERSIRISKVTDGAFDITYGSIDKKLWNFDQSMTSLPSKEVAQSMVSLINYNNIILDRANSTVMLKEKGMRLGFGGIGKGYAAEMAKALLKKEGVQNGIVNASGDLSTWGYQPNGQPWTIGIVNPDQKNLPFSYLDVTDMAVATSGNYEKYIKINGVKYSHTINPKTGLPVTGIKSVTIISPNAEIADAMATPVTIMGINAGLNMINQINYLACIIIDDNNKIYTSNNINIK; encoded by the coding sequence ATGCTACAAAACAACGTTGATATGGAGTTGAAATCTTTCAAAAGAACAGAAAGGTTAATGGGTAATGCTTTTGAAATTACTGTTGTGGCCGATGATGCAACTTGGGCAACCTGCAAACTAGATTTGGCAGTTGAAGAAATCAAAAGAATAGAAAGGCTTTTAACAACGTTTGATGAAGATAGTCAGACTAATCAAATTAACCAACAAGCAGGAATTGCTGAAGTAGAAGTTGATAAAGAAGTATTTGACTTAATTGAACGCTCTATCAGAATCTCTAAAGTAACGGATGGGGCATTTGACATCACATACGGTTCGATAGATAAAAAATTATGGAATTTCGACCAGTCAATGACCTCCTTACCAAGTAAAGAGGTTGCTCAATCGATGGTTAGTTTAATCAATTATAATAACATCATCCTCGATAGGGCAAACAGCACGGTAATGCTAAAAGAAAAAGGTATGCGCTTGGGTTTTGGTGGAATTGGGAAAGGCTATGCCGCGGAAATGGCAAAGGCATTACTCAAAAAAGAAGGGGTTCAAAATGGCATTGTGAATGCATCTGGCGATTTATCTACTTGGGGTTATCAGCCAAATGGCCAACCTTGGACCATTGGCATCGTTAATCCAGACCAAAAAAACCTACCATTTTCTTATTTAGATGTTACTGATATGGCTGTAGCTACATCAGGTAATTACGAAAAATATATCAAAATAAATGGTGTTAAATATTCACATACCATTAACCCAAAAACTGGTTTGCCAGTAACGGGAATTAAAAGTGTAACCATTATTAGCCCCAACGCAGAAATAGCTGATGCCATGGCAACACCAGTAACCATAATGGGCATAAATGCAGGTCTAAATATGATTAATCAAATCAATTACCTAGCCTGCATTATTATAGATGATAACAATAAAATTTATACCAGTAATAACATAAATATCAAATGA
- a CDS encoding DUF4266 domain-containing protein has product MKLKNLKSVLIKATYLVLILFSASSCTVVKEYQKNKLNDAEMVLANRKVEKTELSFQGYREGASGANSGKSGGGCGCN; this is encoded by the coding sequence ATGAAATTAAAGAATCTTAAAAGCGTGCTTATTAAAGCAACTTATTTAGTACTTATTTTATTTTCAGCATCCTCTTGCACGGTTGTGAAAGAATACCAAAAAAACAAATTGAATGACGCAGAAATGGTACTCGCCAATCGGAAGGTAGAGAAGACAGAACTAAGTTTTCAAGGTTATAGAGAAGGAGCATCTGGAGCAAACTCAGGCAAAAGTGGTGGTGGTTGTGGTTGTAATTAA
- a CDS encoding DUF3570 domain-containing protein, translated as MKKIFLTAATAFLLLHAAFAQNVPKKDTTGYESRKLKLEEINLVSSYYTQDGNNAAVTGGIGSQKLTDIANVFDVKLTKYDSKQRKHTFGLEVGIDHYTSASSDKIDLQANSSASHADTRLYPSLSWSVENEKKGTTLALGLSSSSEFDYQSFGGNIAFSTKTKDRSGEFTAKFQTYLDQVTLIQPVELRIGNNGHDQYGSATRNTFAGSLSYSQIINERLQLMFLADIVQQNGYLSLPFHRVYFHDGTVHQENLPDSRFKIPLGFRANYFIGDNLIVKTYYRYYTDNWGLKSNTAEVELPIKFNAFFSLSPFYRYYTQTAAKYFAPYQTHTIADQYYNSNYDLSKFNSNFYGAGIRFAPPKGILGLQHLSMLELRYGHYTKNINMSSDIISLNIKYK; from the coding sequence ATGAAAAAAATATTTTTAACTGCTGCTACAGCATTTCTTTTACTTCACGCTGCATTTGCCCAAAATGTTCCTAAAAAAGATACTACTGGTTATGAAAGTAGAAAACTTAAACTGGAAGAAATTAACTTGGTTTCGAGCTATTACACTCAAGATGGAAACAATGCAGCCGTAACTGGTGGAATTGGTTCTCAGAAATTGACAGATATTGCCAATGTTTTTGATGTAAAACTGACTAAATATGATTCAAAGCAACGTAAGCATACTTTCGGTTTAGAGGTTGGAATAGACCACTATACTTCAGCATCATCTGATAAAATTGATTTACAAGCCAACTCATCAGCTTCTCACGCAGATACTCGCCTTTATCCATCATTAAGTTGGAGTGTAGAGAATGAGAAAAAGGGAACTACGCTGGCTTTAGGCTTATCATCATCTAGTGAATTTGATTACCAATCTTTTGGTGGAAACATTGCCTTCTCTACTAAAACGAAAGATAGAAGTGGCGAGTTTACAGCTAAATTTCAAACCTATTTAGATCAGGTTACCTTAATCCAACCAGTCGAATTAAGAATAGGAAACAATGGTCATGATCAATACGGTTCGGCAACAAGAAATACTTTTGCAGGCTCACTCTCCTACTCTCAAATTATTAATGAACGTTTACAATTAATGTTTTTGGCCGATATTGTACAACAAAATGGTTATTTGAGCTTACCTTTTCATCGGGTTTATTTTCATGATGGAACTGTTCATCAAGAGAACTTACCAGATAGCCGTTTTAAAATTCCTTTAGGTTTTAGGGCAAATTATTTTATTGGTGATAATCTAATTGTTAAAACATATTATCGTTATTATACTGATAACTGGGGCTTAAAATCTAATACAGCAGAGGTTGAACTTCCAATTAAGTTTAATGCATTTTTCTCTCTTAGTCCGTTTTATAGATATTACACCCAAACTGCGGCTAAATACTTTGCTCCTTACCAAACACATACCATTGCCGACCAATACTATAATAGTAATTATGACTTATCTAAATTCAACAGTAATTTTTATGGGGCAGGCATCCGTTTTGCACCACCAAAAGGAATATTAGGATTACAGCATTTAAGTATGTTAGAATTACGGTATGGACATTATACCAAAAACATAAATATGAGTTCTGATATTATATCATTAAACATTAAATACAAATAG
- a CDS encoding response regulator transcription factor, which yields MKILIIEDEELLRINIIAYLKAEGNVCDFAPTFESASQKIALYDYDCILLDLTLPDGDGLALLKEIKKLKKTDGIIIITARNSIDQRIEGLSLGADDYLIKPFHLSELGARIMAIVRRRTFNGNDLLMFNELTIDIQAKEVKVKGEPISLTRKEFDLLVYFVANKSKVISKSAAVTHIWGDNADMADSFDFIYTHIKNLRKKLLDAGSKDYFHSIYGVGYKFTDS from the coding sequence ATGAAAATTCTAATTATTGAGGATGAAGAGCTTCTAAGGATTAATATTATAGCTTATTTAAAGGCTGAAGGTAATGTTTGTGATTTTGCTCCAACATTTGAGAGTGCTTCACAAAAAATTGCCTTATATGATTATGACTGTATATTATTAGACCTCACTTTGCCAGATGGAGATGGGTTAGCATTGCTTAAAGAAATAAAAAAACTAAAAAAGACCGATGGTATAATTATTATAACCGCAAGAAATTCAATTGATCAGCGGATTGAAGGTTTGAGTTTGGGAGCTGATGATTATTTGATTAAACCATTTCACCTTTCTGAACTTGGTGCCAGAATAATGGCAATTGTTAGACGTAGAACTTTTAATGGAAATGATTTATTGATGTTTAATGAATTAACAATAGATATACAAGCAAAAGAAGTTAAAGTTAAAGGTGAACCAATAAGCTTAACAAGAAAGGAATTTGATTTATTGGTGTATTTTGTGGCAAATAAATCAAAAGTAATCTCAAAATCTGCCGCAGTTACTCATATTTGGGGCGACAATGCAGATATGGCAGACAGTTTTGACTTTATTTATACCCACATAAAAAATTTAAGGAAAAAGTTATTGGATGCTGGCAGCAAAGATTATTTTCACTCTATATATGGTGTTGGTTATAAATTCACCGACTCATGA
- a CDS encoding HAMP domain-containing sensor histidine kinase — MKLFSTYNRVLLFTSIFGLLIIGYSFYHTLSHYLNKQIDSYLVEELLEVKDYTQKRKIFPAHEVFEDLVIDYKKITKIERKRNYADTVFFNPKKGIKESGRYLKEDVNLAGQNYSITIIASEIAHIDQVKSIFLVIILPVLGLLIIILLVNRYMMKRLWLPFRQLLLNLKSFNLNQEGNFEQVNTSILEFKELNDAIVDISQRVKSDYKEIKLFTENASHEMMTPIAIINSKLDMMLQSNEINEEQSQNLIDLYKATSKLTKLNQSLLLLVKIDNNLLRDKEYLNIKELVQGKMQYFQEFIQKKNIKIEQQLEDNYLSMSKYLADILLDNLIGNAIRHSQQNGLIKIELNEIKLCIKNSSEAEPLNPNNIFERFYKSPSSDGMGLGLAIVKQIAGLHQFDITYAYQDKLHIFCLTF; from the coding sequence ATGAAATTATTTAGCACCTACAACAGGGTTTTATTATTCACCAGCATTTTTGGTTTGCTAATTATTGGTTATTCATTTTATCATACATTAAGTCATTATCTAAATAAGCAAATTGATAGTTACCTTGTTGAGGAATTATTAGAAGTTAAGGATTACACACAAAAACGAAAGATATTTCCAGCTCATGAAGTATTTGAAGATTTAGTAATCGATTATAAAAAAATCACAAAAATAGAGCGAAAAAGAAATTACGCAGACACAGTTTTCTTTAATCCAAAAAAAGGAATAAAAGAATCTGGAAGATATTTAAAAGAGGACGTAAACTTAGCTGGCCAGAACTATAGCATTACTATTATAGCTTCTGAAATTGCTCATATAGACCAAGTAAAAAGCATTTTCTTGGTAATTATATTACCTGTTTTGGGCTTATTGATCATCATTTTATTGGTTAACAGGTATATGATGAAAAGATTATGGCTTCCTTTTAGACAACTGCTTTTGAACCTCAAATCGTTTAACTTAAATCAAGAGGGAAATTTTGAGCAAGTAAACACTTCAATTTTAGAATTTAAGGAGCTTAATGATGCCATAGTAGATATATCTCAAAGAGTTAAATCTGATTATAAGGAAATAAAATTATTTACTGAAAACGCATCCCATGAAATGATGACACCAATTGCAATCATCAATTCGAAATTGGATATGATGTTGCAATCAAACGAAATAAATGAGGAGCAAAGTCAAAATCTTATTGATTTATATAAAGCAACCTCAAAATTAACAAAGCTTAACCAATCTTTACTATTATTAGTAAAAATTGACAATAATTTATTGAGAGACAAGGAGTACCTCAATATCAAAGAATTGGTTCAAGGAAAAATGCAATATTTCCAAGAATTTATTCAAAAGAAAAACATTAAAATCGAACAACAATTAGAGGATAATTACCTATCAATGAGCAAATATCTAGCTGATATACTGTTAGATAATTTGATTGGAAATGCCATAAGACATAGCCAGCAAAATGGACTTATTAAAATTGAACTTAATGAAATTAAACTTTGCATTAAAAATAGTAGCGAAGCCGAGCCTTTAAATCCTAATAATATATTTGAAAGGTTTTACAAGTCTCCATCATCAGATGGAATGGGCTTAGGCTTAGCAATAGTTAAACAAATCGCTGGGCTTCATCAATTTGACATTACCTATGCCTATCAAGATAAGTTACATATTTTCTGCTTAACTTTTTAG